The genomic window ACGTTCAGAGTTGTAAGCCGCATCCTCTTCCGAAATAAAAATCGCAAACTTGTGGCATGTGAGATCCGGATCAATGACTGGCGGATCGATCTTCGGTAACTTGCACAGCGCAAACAGCGCCCCGACCGAGATCAAAGCTCCAAACAAAATTGTCAGCTCAAACATCACCGGCACGAAGGCAGTTCCCGAAACGAAAGGCTTTCCCCCGACATTGATTGGCCAGCTTATAGCAGACGTCCAATATTGAAGCCCAGTTCCCGCCATCAATCCAGTTACGGCCGCCACGAACGTCACATAGGGAATCGGAGAGCGCTGAATTCCAATCGCCTCTTCCATGCCGTGGACTGGAAACGGTGTGATAGCATCAAACTTTTTAAATCCTGCTTCGCGAACTTTTCTAGCCGCTTCCACACATTCGTGGTCGTCCAACCAGAGCCCCGCGATGCCGCCTGTTTTACCTTTTGCTGCAGCCATTAGTGACCTCCCCCGTGTCCAGGTCTCTTCTTACCCACATAAAGCACTGGTTTGACTTCCGCGATCGAAATCGCCGGAACGAACTTTAGATAGAGTAAGAAAATCGTCAGGAACATACCGAAGCTTCCAAACAAAATGGCCGTATCAAACCAGGACCACGCGTACATGCCCCAGTTTGATGGAAGGAAATCTCGATGGAGCGACGTCACTGTGATCACGAAACGTTCGAACCACATGCCAATGTTCACGAAGATCGAGATGACGAACATGACCGGTATCGATCGACGGAATCGCTGGAACCAGAAAAGCTGCGGAATGAAAACGTTGCACGAGAACATAATCCAATAAGACCACCAGTAGGGTCCAAACGCGCGGTTTGTGAACGCGTAAATTTCGTAGGGGTTACCAGAGTACCAAGCAATGAAAAATTCCGAACAGTAGG from Deltaproteobacteria bacterium includes these protein-coding regions:
- a CDS encoding DUF3341 domain-containing protein; this encodes MAAAKGKTGGIAGLWLDDHECVEAARKVREAGFKKFDAITPFPVHGMEEAIGIQRSPIPYVTFVAAVTGLMAGTGLQYWTSAISWPINVGGKPFVSGTAFVPVMFELTILFGALISVGALFALCKLPKIDPPVIDPDLTCHKFAIFISEEDAAYNSERCEQLLRSLGAKEIKKLSRY